The following nucleotide sequence is from Armatimonadota bacterium.
TGTCAATAACAGAACCATCGAATGGATTAATGACTTCGATACTCTCATTTGTTTCAACCCATTCGCCGCCAATTATCATCTTCATAAAACGAACCCCTCGCTTTGAGTCTAATTAAATAGCTTATTTAGGTACCTTTGCCCAGTCTTCAAGAAATTTCGCCAATCCAACATCAGTCATTGGGTGTTCGAATAACGCCTTCATTATTTCAAAGCGCATTGTGGTGATATGAGCTCCAATTAAAGCAGCTCTCAATACATGAAGCGGATTCCTGACGGCCGCGACTATTATTTCCGTTTTGAAGCCGTAGTTGTCGTATATTGTTTTTATCTCCTCAACAAGTTCCATGCCGTCATGGCCAGCGTCGTCAAGTCTCCCGACGAATGGGCTAATATATGCAGCACCTACTTTTGCAGCCAAAAGGGCTTGGGCCGCACTAAAATTTAATGTTGCATTTATCTTAATGCCTTCAGGCGCAAGTATTTTCATTGCCTTTATGCCGTCTCTAGTTACCGGAATTTTCACAACAATGTTTTTGTGCATTGCTGCAATGCGTCTTGCTTCCTCAACAATCTCCGGTGTTGTAGTACTTCCAACCTCTACGCTAATCGGGCCGTCAACAATCGAGCATATTTCGTTAACGACTTCAAGAAACGGCCGTCCAGTTGCCGCTATGTGTGATGGATTTGTTGTAACGCCATCAAGAATCCCCCAAGATTGTGCCTCCCTTATCTCTTCAACCTTCGCTGTATCAATGAAAAGCTTCATTTGCTGCCTCCTTTGCCCTTGACATAAAAAACTATATTATGTTATACAGTATTGTGTTGGATGTCAAGTGTTTACCTAAGAAGCGGAAAATGAACGACCAGCTTACCCTTGACCAATTGACTTTTAAACGGGGCGTACGAATATGTGGAGCTACTATTGGGCTGGCTTCGAATAACAAGTTTTTAATTACAGATCCTCAGTACTTCGAGGCAATGATTTTACAATCGCTTCTTACGGATGTTTGGCGAATTGAAAATGTCCCATATGCAAACGTGGATGCAGAATTTTGGGTCTATGACGTGGCCGAGCGTGCAATATCTTTTCAATTTGAAAACAATGGCAGGCGTCTGATATTGGTTGGGGACTTCACCAAAGCAGAAAAGTTATGCAGTGACAATCGTTACTCACTATTTGGAAACATTGGTTTGTTTTTCAAGTATTTACTGGTCGTACTAGAAAAAAAGGGCATTTTTAGCTTCCATGCAAGCGCGATATTTAAAGATGGTCGCTTGGTTATGTTTGTTGGCCCAGCAGCAAGTGGAAAAACAGTGTTTATCCTTTCGGCAATAGAAAAGGGATGGAAAGTTCTTACTGTCGAAATGGCTCACTGTGAAATAAAGAACCAAAACTTAATCATACATAAGGGAGCCTTATACGACAACATTCGTGTGGGCAACCTCACGATTGACTTCCCTGGTGCAATAGAACCTTTGAAAATCAAGATACCAGATACAAAAGACATATGGGGTCATAAGTTCGCGGTTGACTTGACTCCTGTCGCAGTGGAACAAGACTACCTCGTAAACCCGAACATATCCGTTGTTTTCCCAAAGGTCGAGACGGGAAGAGGAGACCCTGAGTTTACTCAAATTCCAAAGGGTAGGGGGCTTCGACGCCGGCTATTTGATAATCTTACTGAGAAAATTGGCTCTACGTTGCTTTTATACGACGAATTGCCAATACCTGGCTTTGATTCACCCGAACTTGCGGCTGCTCGTCTTGCATTCATAGACGAATTCATGAATCGAATAACTGATGCCCGGTCTGTACTCACGGGACCAAAAAACTGCATGAAAGGAATCTAGAAAATGGCAAACGCTTGGGAGAACATCTGTGAAGCACCAATACAAGGCAGGTCACGCAAGCCACGAACCACAGGGTTCACAATGGTTATTGATAAATGCCTTGGATTAAGGCAAACCGAAGACCTAATGGAACTTGCGAGCGAATGGATTGACGATATCAAGCTAACTTTCGGAACATCAGCATTTTATGATGCCGACATACTTCGCCGAAAAAATGAGATCATTCGTGCGGCCGGCGTTGATGTCATGCCTGGGGGCACTTTCCTGGAAGTAGCAATCTGGCAACGACGTGTGCCAGAATACTTAAAGCGAGCAAAAGAATTAGGATTTACAATGATCGAAGTCAGCGATGGAACGATAGAGGTATCTCCTGAAATGCGTAGGGATGTCATTAAACGCGCATTGGACTCGGGTTTCAAAGTAATTAGCGAGGTCGGTAAAAAGGACCCAGACGAAAAGATTGCTACCGAATTGATGCATGAAGAAATCGCAAATGATTTAGAGCTAGGTGTATTTAAAGTAATTGTGGAAGCACGCGAAGCCGGCAAAGGCGTAGGAATATTCGATAAAGATGGAAAGGTCAAGGAGGATGAAATAGACGCTATTATAGCCGGAGTTAAGGACCCAAACGACCTAGTGTGGGAAGCGCCGCTCAAGAACCAGCAACAACATCTAATATTAAGGTTTGGCTGCAACGTCAACCTTGGCAATGTGCCACCGGAGGAAATTTTGGCACTCGAAGCTCTTCGCCAGGGTTTGCGCGGCGACACTTTAAAGAGAGCATACTGTGCAAACCCTAAGTACTGAAATAAAAAATTACTTACAAATTGCCGTTCAACAGCTAAATGAAATGTAAAAAGAAAGGAGCATTTATGAACAAAAAATTATTCCCAGGGCTAGGATTGGCTACTGTTATTGCAGTGGTAGCCTATTTCATAAATCAACTGCCATTTCCGCCATTTACTATGCCTGGTAAGGATCCTCAGCATCCACAGCATCCAATTGAGAGCGTGCTCATAGCAATAATCATCGGTTTTTTAGTAAACAACCTCATAAAGCTTCCAAAGGCAATCGAGCCTGGTGCAAAGTACTGCCTTAAGGGAGTGCTGGCGCTTGGAATAGTTTTTATGGGCTCAAGGTTAAATTTCTTTGATGTGGTAAAGCTTGGTGGGCTTTCTGCGGGTTTGGTAGTTATTGTTATTGGCGTAGCACTTTCGCTGTCTATGTGGCTTGGGAAAATTATGAGAATTCGGCAGAAGCTCGGTGCATTAATCGCTGTTGGATGCACAATTTGTGGAGGAAGCGCAATTGCCGCTACAGCTCCAGCCATCGAAGCCGAAGATTCAGATGTCGCATTTGCCGTTGGAACTATTACAATCCTTGGTGTTTTGGCAATGTTTATTTATCCAGCAATCTGCGGGCTGATTGGTTTATCAGATGTTGGTTTTGGTATCTGGGCAGGAACCGCAATTCACAATACACCTCAAGTGGTCGCCGCAGGAATTATGCATAGCAACGTATCGGGCGAAGTTGCTACAACGGTTAAAATGGTACGCAACTTGTTTATCGCCCCAATTGTAATACTTTTCGGCTACTTGTTCCGCAGCCAGCGCGTCCAACAAAGCAAAGTTAAACTTAACTATAAAGAACTCTTTCCCTTGTTCGTACTGGGATTTGTATTGATGGCACTATTGCGAACTAGTCTTTCTAGCTTTGGATTAGTTGGGTCAGCAAAAGAGCCAGAGGCGTTATGGCCGCTTTTTCAGGTTTTTGAAAAGCTAAGCATGTGGCTAATCACAATTGCCATGGCAGGAATTGGTTTAACAACCAACTTGGCAAGCATGAAAAAACTTGGCTTCAAAGGATTTCTAATTGGACTAATTACAACCGCGGTTGTTGCAATAATAAGCATCCTTTTAATTTTTGGATTCGACTTAAATAATCTATCAGTCGCAAAATAACTGTATTTACTCGGCGCCTACGCGTTAAGTTAAAAGAAATCAATAAAGCCCAGCTTTTCCATTTGCAATATATATTAGGCATTTTTCTATGCAAGTTGATTTTAAGTATGGGCAGGGGCATATTACGTTAGAATTGCCAGACAAACAGATCCTAGCTATTTGCCGTGCGCACGACCTTGACGGCGTTGAGGATCCAGTCTTGGAAATTAAGCGTGCCCTGCAAAATCCAATTGATTCGCTAACTCTCAAATCCCTCGCTGTTGGCAAGAAGTCTGCCGCTGTTGTGGTTGACGACGTCTCGCGACCCGTGCCTTACCCGCTTGTCCTTACGCCCGTTTTGGACACTTTGGTCATGGCAGGCATTCCCGAGGAGCGCATTTGCGTTATTGCTGCAACGGGACTCCACCGACCCATGACCAAAGAAGAGTTCGATAAGTGGGTGGGTCCCTACAAAGGGCGAGTACAAGTAGAAAACAACCAGCCCGATAATCCATTAGGATTATCCGAACTTGGCGTAACATCATTAGGCACTCGAATTTCAGTTAACAAAAAGTTTATGGAAGCCGAACTTAAAGTTCTTACCGGCGATGTAGATTACCATCAATTCTGCGGGTATGGCGGTGGCGCAAAGAGCGTCTTCCCTGGTCTAAGTAATCGTGAAGCGATTGAAGCAAACCACTCAAACTTGGAAATTCCTGGAACCGGCATGGGACGTATAAAGGGCAACCCAGTACGCATGGAAATCGATGAAGTCGGGCGCATGGCAGGCGTAGACTTCATTTTGAACGTGGTACAAAACTCCAAAAAGGAAATCGTTGGCGCCTTTGCTGGCGATATGATTTCTGCTCATAGAGCAGGCGCAGCTTTAGTTGACCGTATGTATAAAATGAGAGTTCCATGTCGGGCAGATATTGTAATCGCTTCCCAAGGTGGCTATCCAAGGGATATTGACCTTTACCAGTCTCAAAAAGCACTTCAAGCATCTAGGAAGTTAGTAAAAGATGGAGGAAAGATATTTATTCTCGCAGAATGCCGTGAGGGCCATGGAAACGACCTTTTCGATGAATGGATGCGAGAAGCCACTTCAGCAGAAGAAATCATCTCCCGAATTAAGAAGAAATTCGTTATGGGTGGCCATAAGGCATACCAATATGTTCGCGACATAAAAGGTGTAGAAGTTTTTCTCTATAGCGCTCTGCCGCCTCAGCAGGTTAAAACTTACCGATTAAAACCACTTGACGCACCTGAAGAAATCATTAGCCATATAAAACCATCAGATACCATTATTTGCCTACCTGATGCAGCGATGACCTGTGTGGAATGTAGTTAACGCCAACTATGGCTTTGAAATTAACGACTGTCCTGAAAGTTCAGGTCTAATCTGCTTTACCCTCGGCGCCTAGGGCCCGAATAATCTCTTTCATATCTTCCTTGAGTCTATCTTTAATGGCCTGCATAATTTTCCACGGATGATCCTTATGATCAAGAGTTGCCGAAAATTCATTAAAGTACTTGATATAATTCGCGCGAAATGGCTCACCAAAGTTCACTTTCGATATGCCAGCTTTTACCAATTCGCTTATTAATTCTATGGGGATGCCACAAGTACCATGTTGGACAAGAGGAACGGGCACTACCTGACGCAACTTTCGAACAAGATCAAAATCAATCTGGTCTTGAAGATCAAAAACGCCATGCTTTGTCCCATCTGCAATCGCAAGCATATCAATACCTGTCTCTTCTACTAGGCGTACAGCCTCTTCTGGGTCTGTTACAGGTGCTTCTTGACAGCCACTCGAATGAACACCACCTGTAACATGACCAACTTCTGCTTCTACTGAAATCCCCATCGGCTTCACAGCTTGCACAACTCCCCTTGTTAGCTTAATATTTTGCTCAAGCGGCAAGTGTGAATAATCAATCATAACCGACGTATATCCAGCACTAACTGCCCGAAGTATCGAGGACAGGCTTGAACCATGGTCGAGATGCAGGGCAATTGGAATGTTTGACGTCTTCGCAAGATGCTTAGCTTGGAGCACGCAATATTTTATGCCTCGATATTCAAGGTTTGGCTCGTAGGTTTGCAAGATTAGCGGCGACCTAAGCTCATCCGCTGCTTCGATTGCAGCGCGAGTAATTTCATAGGTTCCACCATTTGTGTTGAAAGCAGGAACCGCGTATCCCTCGTCTCTTGCTCGATCTACAAGTACTTTAGCATTAATAAAGTTCATGGTTCATTCCTCTTAGTTAATTCCATTTATAATCAGAAAACTGCCCTTAATCATCCAATTTTATCTTTTTTCCCTGCTCAGCCGATTCATAGCATGCCAACACTAAACAAAGAACGTCGCGTCCTTCTTCGGCAGTAGCAATTGGTGGGCGCTTTCCCTGAAGGAATTCTGCAATAGGGCAAGCCAATCCTGCGATTCTTTCGCCTTGCCCACGAATCTCAGGGAGACTACTTACGTGCCAGCTTCTATCTTTTTCCAACCACCATTTGAGTTGAGGAGCACCTTCCGGACGCACTGCATTGCTTGGCCCGTCGCCATAATTACCAATTATTATCCCATGTTCGCACAAAATTTCCAGGGTATTTTCACCAGCAACTGCCACAAAAGAACACGAAACTTCTGCCATCTTGCCATCAGGATACCTGAAAAGAACAATAGCGTTGTCATTTGGAATATTAGGATTGAGTAGCGTACCTAATTCCGCATATACACTTATGGGCATACCGAACAACCAATATATAAAATCAATGGGGTGGGCCGCGTCATCCGCAAAAATATCCCTGTTTAACTCAGGCTTGACATGCCAACTTTTGTCGAAATCCTTCATATACTGTGTGGTTAGGCAATGCCGGCGACGCACTTGGAATACCCTTCCAAACTCTCCGCTCTCAAGCAGGCTTTTCGCTTTCAAATTATGTGGGTCCACACGCATTTGCCAGGCAAGCGTGAATGGCACCTTATTTTGACTCACAGCGCCAACAATTCGATTAGCTTGCTCCATCGTGAGAGCAATCGGCTTCTGAAGTACAATAGCCTTGCCCGCATTTGCTGCTTTTTCCACGAGGTCGGCATGCATAGAGGTCTCTGCTGCAATCACGACTGCGCTAACATCACTTCGTGACAAAATATCCTCCGCCGACTTAGCTTGCTCTAATCCAAAATTGGCACAATATGCACTGGCGCGTGCTAAATCATGGTCCCATCCAGCTACCAACCGAATGCCCATTTCTTTCTTATCTAGCCATTGGGTGCAAT
It contains:
- the fsa gene encoding fructose-6-phosphate aldolase; its protein translation is MKLFIDTAKVEEIREAQSWGILDGVTTNPSHIAATGRPFLEVVNEICSIVDGPISVEVGSTTTPEIVEEARRIAAMHKNIVVKIPVTRDGIKAMKILAPEGIKINATLNFSAAQALLAAKVGAAYISPFVGRLDDAGHDGMELVEEIKTIYDNYGFKTEIIVAAVRNPLHVLRAALIGAHITTMRFEIMKALFEHPMTDVGLAKFLEDWAKVPK
- a CDS encoding phosphosulfolactate synthase; the protein is MANAWENICEAPIQGRSRKPRTTGFTMVIDKCLGLRQTEDLMELASEWIDDIKLTFGTSAFYDADILRRKNEIIRAAGVDVMPGGTFLEVAIWQRRVPEYLKRAKELGFTMIEVSDGTIEVSPEMRRDVIKRALDSGFKVISEVGKKDPDEKIATELMHEEIANDLELGVFKVIVEAREAGKGVGIFDKDGKVKEDEIDAIIAGVKDPNDLVWEAPLKNQQQHLILRFGCNVNLGNVPPEEILALEALRQGLRGDTLKRAYCANPKY
- a CDS encoding putative sulfate exporter family transporter, producing the protein MNKKLFPGLGLATVIAVVAYFINQLPFPPFTMPGKDPQHPQHPIESVLIAIIIGFLVNNLIKLPKAIEPGAKYCLKGVLALGIVFMGSRLNFFDVVKLGGLSAGLVVIVIGVALSLSMWLGKIMRIRQKLGALIAVGCTICGGSAIAATAPAIEAEDSDVAFAVGTITILGVLAMFIYPAICGLIGLSDVGFGIWAGTAIHNTPQVVAAGIMHSNVSGEVATTVKMVRNLFIAPIVILFGYLFRSQRVQQSKVKLNYKELFPLFVLGFVLMALLRTSLSSFGLVGSAKEPEALWPLFQVFEKLSMWLITIAMAGIGLTTNLASMKKLGFKGFLIGLITTAVVAIISILLIFGFDLNNLSVAK
- the larA gene encoding nickel-dependent lactate racemase; the encoded protein is MQVDFKYGQGHITLELPDKQILAICRAHDLDGVEDPVLEIKRALQNPIDSLTLKSLAVGKKSAAVVVDDVSRPVPYPLVLTPVLDTLVMAGIPEERICVIAATGLHRPMTKEEFDKWVGPYKGRVQVENNQPDNPLGLSELGVTSLGTRISVNKKFMEAELKVLTGDVDYHQFCGYGGGAKSVFPGLSNREAIEANHSNLEIPGTGMGRIKGNPVRMEIDEVGRMAGVDFILNVVQNSKKEIVGAFAGDMISAHRAGAALVDRMYKMRVPCRADIVIASQGGYPRDIDLYQSQKALQASRKLVKDGGKIFILAECREGHGNDLFDEWMREATSAEEIISRIKKKFVMGGHKAYQYVRDIKGVEVFLYSALPPQQVKTYRLKPLDAPEEIISHIKPSDTIICLPDAAMTCVECS
- a CDS encoding class II fructose-bisphosphate aldolase, producing MNFINAKVLVDRARDEGYAVPAFNTNGGTYEITRAAIEAADELRSPLILQTYEPNLEYRGIKYCVLQAKHLAKTSNIPIALHLDHGSSLSSILRAVSAGYTSVMIDYSHLPLEQNIKLTRGVVQAVKPMGISVEAEVGHVTGGVHSSGCQEAPVTDPEEAVRLVEETGIDMLAIADGTKHGVFDLQDQIDFDLVRKLRQVVPVPLVQHGTCGIPIELISELVKAGISKVNFGEPFRANYIKYFNEFSATLDHKDHPWKIMQAIKDRLKEDMKEIIRALGAEGKAD
- a CDS encoding Gfo/Idh/MocA family oxidoreductase, encoding MMEIGTAILGFAHGHVGLYCTQWLDKKEMGIRLVAGWDHDLARASAYCANFGLEQAKSAEDILSRSDVSAVVIAAETSMHADLVEKAANAGKAIVLQKPIALTMEQANRIVGAVSQNKVPFTLAWQMRVDPHNLKAKSLLESGEFGRVFQVRRRHCLTTQYMKDFDKSWHVKPELNRDIFADDAAHPIDFIYWLFGMPISVYAELGTLLNPNIPNDNAIVLFRYPDGKMAEVSCSFVAVAGENTLEILCEHGIIIGNYGDGPSNAVRPEGAPQLKWWLEKDRSWHVSSLPEIRGQGERIAGLACPIAEFLQGKRPPIATAEEGRDVLCLVLACYESAEQGKKIKLDD